A single region of the Candidatus Aminicenantes bacterium genome encodes:
- a CDS encoding hemolysin III family protein: protein MPKEETINALTHGLGALLSLAGLVVLVILASLRGDAWHIVSCCIYGATLVLMFAGSTLYHSLRNPRHKHIFRIIDHAAIFLLIAGTYTPFVLVTLRGGWGWSLFGVIWGLALAGIVFQVFFIGRFRVLQTLIYLLMGWLVVVAGKPLLARVPRPGLLWLLAGGLCYTVGAFFYLWKKLPMHHAAWHLFVLAGGACHYFAILFYVLP, encoded by the coding sequence ATGCCCAAGGAAGAAACCATCAACGCCCTGACCCACGGCCTGGGCGCCCTGCTCAGCCTGGCTGGGCTTGTCGTATTGGTGATCCTGGCCAGCCTGCGCGGCGACGCCTGGCATATCGTCAGCTGCTGCATTTACGGCGCCACGTTGGTGCTGATGTTCGCCGGTTCCACCCTCTACCACAGCTTGCGCAACCCGCGCCACAAGCACATTTTCCGCATCATCGACCATGCCGCCATTTTTCTTCTCATCGCCGGGACCTACACCCCGTTTGTCTTGGTGACCTTACGCGGCGGCTGGGGCTGGAGCCTGTTCGGCGTCATCTGGGGGCTGGCTCTGGCCGGGATCGTTTTCCAGGTCTTTTTCATCGGCCGCTTTCGGGTGCTGCAGACGCTGATCTATCTACTGATGGGCTGGCTGGTGGTCGTGGCCGGCAAGCCGCTGCTGGCCCGGGTGCCGCGGCCGGGGCTGCTCTGGCTGCTGGCCGGCGGCTTGTGCTACACGGTGGGTGCATTTTTTTATCTCTGGAAGAAACTCCCCATGCACCATGCCGCCTGGCACCTCTTCGTCCTGGCCGGCGGCGCCTGCCATTATTTCGCCATCCTCTTCTACGTGCTGCCCTAG